Sequence from the Pseudomonas sp. LS.1a genome:
GTGACCACGGCGCCCAAACCGCAAAAGGTCGAGCCCAAGCCCAAGGAAAGCAAGCCGCGGCCCAAGCCGGAAGCGCCGGCACCGGACTTCGACAGCTCGCAGCTGTCCAGCCAGATCGCCAGCCTGGAGGCGGAGCTGTCCAACGAGCAGCAGATGTATGCCAAGCGCCCGCGTATCCACCGGCTCAATGCCGCCTCGACCATGCGCGACAAGGGCGCCTGGTACAAGGAAGAATGGCGCAAGAAGGTCGAGCGGGTGGGTAACCTGAACTACCCCGACGAAGCGCGCCGGCAACAGATCTACGGCAACTTGCGCATGATGGTGTCGATCAACCGCGATGGCTCGCTGTACGAGGTGCTGGTACTGGAGTCGTCCGGGCAACCGGTGCTGGACCAGGCGGCGCAGCGCATCGTGCGGCTGGCGGCGCCGTTTGCACCGTTTACCGGGGACCTGGCCGAGTTTGACCGGTTGGAGATCATCCGCACCTGGCGCTTTGCCCGTGGGGACCGTCTGTCCAGTAACTGATTTGCGGCCTTGCGCGATCGCTGTGGGAGCGGGTTTACCCGCGAATGCGCCAGATCAGGCAATGATGCCGCCTGGTCGGACGCATTCGCGGGTAAACCCGCTCCCACAGCGATCGCGCAAGCCTCGTTGAGCACCTTGTCAGCCTCGCCACCTGGCGCCACACTATCCCCCATGAAAACCCACACGCCGAGCTACCTCAAGCATCAGTTCCTGATCGCCATGCCGCACATGGCCGATCCGAACTTCGCCCAGACCCTCACGTACATCGTCGAGCACAACGCCCATGGCGCCATGGGCCTGGTGGTCAACCGGCCGCAGGAGCTGAACCTGGCCGACATCCTCGAGCAGCTGCGCCCGGACGAAATGCCGCCGGCCAGCACCTTGCAGGTGCCGATCTACCTGGGTGGCCCGGTACAGACCGACCGAGGCTTCGTGCTGCACAGCAGCGAGTGCAGCTTCCAGGCCACCGTCGCACTGGAAGGGCTGTCGCTGACCACGTCGCAGGATATCCTGTTGGCCATCGCCGCCGGAGTCGGCCCGAAACAGAGCCTGATCACCCTGGGCTATGCCGGCTGGGAAGCGGGCCAACTGGAAGAGGAACTGGCCGACAACGCCTGGCTCAACTGCCCGTTCGACCCGGAAATCATCTTCGGCAAGGCCAGCGACCTGCGCCTGGAAGCCGCCGCCGCCAGCCTGGGGATCAACCTGAACCTGCTGACCAGCCAGGCGGGCCACGCCTGATGGCTGAACTGCACCCTGAACTACGTCTACTGCTGGGCTTCGACTACGGCAGCAAACAGATCGGCGTGGCCGTCGGCCAGGTGGTCACCGGCCAGGCCCGCGAGCTGTGCACCCTGAAGGCGCAGAACGGCGTGCCGGACTGGGCCCAGGTGGAAAAGCTGATTGCCGAATGGAAGCCCGATGCCATCGTCGTCGGCCTGCCGCTGAACATGGACGGCACCCCCAGCGAAATGAGCGCCCGCGCGGAAAAATTCGCCCGCCGCCTGAACGGCCGCTTCAACCTGCCCGTGCACACCCACGACGAACGCCTGACCACCTTCGAGGCCAAGGGCGAGCGCATGGCCCGTGGCGGCCAGCGCGGCAGCTACCGCGACAACCCGGTCGATGCCATCGCCGCCGCCCTGTTGTTGCAAGGCTGGCTGGAGGCCAATACCTGATCATCTTTGCCGCCGGGCCCGCCCGGCGCACCCTTCCGAGGAGCCCGCAATGAGCCTACCCAATCCCGCCGAGCTGATCCGGCAGATGGCTGACGACCTTCGCGCCCACCTGGCCCGCCGGGCAATTACCGAGCCGCGTTACATCGGCATCCGCACCGGCGGTGTCTGGGTTGCCCAGGCCCTGCAGGAAGCCATGGGCGACACCAGCCCCATGGGCACTCTGGACGTCTCGTTCTATCGCGACGACTTCAGCCAGAACGGCCTGCACCCGCAAGTGCGTCCGTCCGAGCTGCCGTTCGAGGTCGAGGGCCAGCACCTGGTGCTGGTGGATGACGTGCTGATGAGTGGTCGCACGGTGCGCGCCGCGCTCAACGAACTGTTCGATTATGGCCGCCCGGCCAGCGTCACCCTGGTCTGCCTGTTGGACCTGGATGCCGGCGAACTGCCGATCCGCCCGAATGTGCTCGGCGCCACCCTGTCGCTGGCTGCCCATGAACGGGTAAAATTGACCGGACCCGCACCGCTCGCCCTCGAGCGCCAGGACCTCGCCTCCGCTTCCGCCCTTTAAGAGTCCCCCGCGATGACGCCAATCGACGCCAAGCGCCCGCTGCAGCTCAATTATCAGGGCCAGCTGCGCCACTTCCTCTCGCTCGACGGTTTGCCCCGCGAACTGCTCACCGAGATCCTCGACACCGCCGACTCCTTCCTCGAAGTCGGTGCCCGGGCCGTGAAAAAAGTCCCGTTGCTGCGCGGCAAGACCGTGTGCAACGTGTTCTTCGAGAACTCCACCCGTACCCGTACCACCTTCGAACTTGCCGCCCAGCGCCTGTCGGCCGACGTGATCAGCCTGAACGTGTCGACCTCCTCGACCAGCAAGGGCGAGACCCTGTTCGACACCCTGCGCAACCTCGAAGCCATGGCCGCCGACATGTTCGTGGTGCGCCACTCCGACTCCGGGGCCGCGCACTTCATCGCCGAGCACGTGTGCCCGGAAGTGGCCGTGATCAACGGTGGTGATGGCCGCCACGCGCACCCGACCCAGGGCATGCTAGACATGCTCACCATCCGCCGCCACAAGGGCAGCTTCGAGAACCTGTCGGTGGCCATCGTCGGCGACATCCTGCACTCGCGCGTGGCCCGCTCCGACATGCTGGCACTCAAAGCGCTGGGCTGCCCGGACATTCGCGTGGTCGGCCCGAAAACCCTGATCCCGATCGGCATCGAGCAATACGGTGTGAAGGTGTACACCGACCTCGCCGAAGGCCTTAAGGACGTCGACGTGGTGATCATGTTGCGCCTGCAGCGTGAGCGCATGGCCGGCGGCCTGCTGCCCAGTGAAGGCGAGTTCTACCGCCTGTTCGGCCTGACCACCGCGCGCCTGGCCGGGGCCAAGCCCGACGCCATCGTCATGCACCCAGGCCCGATCAACCGTGGCGTGGAAATCGAGTCGGCGGTGGCCGACGGCAAGCACTCGGTGATCCTCAACCAGGTCACCTACGGCATCGCCGTGCGCATGGCCGTGCTGTCCATGGCCATGAGCGGGCAGAACGCGCAACGTCAATTCGACCAGGAGAACGCCCAGTGACCATCAGTATTCTCGGCGCCCGGGTCATCGACCCCAACAGCGGCCTGGACCAGGTCACCGACCTGCACCTGGACGGCGGCCGCATTGCCGCCATCGGCGCAGCCCCGGAGGGGTTCAGCGCCAGCCGCACGATCCAGGCTGATGGCCTGGTCGCCGCGCCCGGCCTGGTCGACCTCGGTGTGTCCCTGCGCGAGCCGGGCTACAGCCGCAAAGGCAATATCGCCAGTGAAACCCGCGCCGCCGTCGCCGGCGGTGTCACCAGCCTGTGCTGCCCGCCGCAGACCAAGCCGGTGCTGGACACCTCGGCCGTGGCCGAGCTGATCCTCGACCGCGCCCGCGAGGCCGCCAACAGCAAGGTCTACCCGATCGGCGCCCTGACCAAGGGCCTGGAAGGCGAGCAGCTGGCCGAGCTGGTGGCCCTGCGCGACACCGGCTGCGTGGCCTTCGGCAATGGCCTGAAGGAAATCCCCAACAACCGTACCCTGGCCCGCGCCCTGGAATACGCCGCCACCTTCGACCTGACCGTGGTGTTCCACTCCCAGGACCGCGACCTGGCCCACGGCGGCCTGGCCCACGAAGGTGCCATGGCCAGCTTCCTCGGCCTGCCGGGCATCCCGGAAACCGCCGAGACCGTGGCCCTGGCGCGCAACCTGCTGCTGGTCGAACAGACCGGCGTGCGCGCGCACTTCACCCAGATCACCAGTGCCCGTGGCGCGCGGCTGATCGAGCAGGCCCAGCAGCTTGGCCTGCCGGTGACCGCCGACGTGGCGCTGTACCAGCTGATTCTCACCGACGAATCGCTGCGTGAATTCTCCAGCCTGTACCACGTGCAACCACCGCTGCGTACCACCGCCGACCGTGACGGCCTGCGTGCGGCAGTGAAGTCGGGGGTGATCCAGGCGATTTCCAGCCACCACCAGCCGCACGAGCGCGACGCCAAGCTGGCCCCGTTCGGCGCCACCGAGCCGGGCATCAGTAGCGTCGAACTGCTGCTGCCGCTGGCCATGACCCTGGTGCAGGACGGCCTGCTCGACCTGCCAACCCTGCTGGCCCGCCTGAGCAGCGGCCCGGCGGCGGCCCTGCGCCTGCCGGCCGGTGAGCTGAAAGTGGGTGGCGCGGCCGACCTGGTGCTGTTCGACCCGCAAGCCTCGACCGTGGCCGGCGAGCAATGGTTCTCGCGCGGCGAGAACTGCCCGTTCATCGGCCACTGCCTGCCGGGTGCAGTGCGTTATACCTTGGTCGATGGGCACGTCTGCCACGAGGCCTGAGTACCCCCTGTGGGAGCGGCCTTGTGTCGCGATAGGGCCGCAAAGCGGCCCCAGCAATCTATGCGTGATGCCGAGAACCTGGGGCCGCTGCGCGGCCCTTTCGCCACGCAAGGCCGCTCCCACATTGACCGCGTACAACCTTGAGCCTGCACCGACCATTCATCCCCCACGGTTGAAATCCTTCCCCCCACCCCCATATGAGTCTGCATCAGGCACTTTCGCCCCGCTGCGTGGAGACTCTCCCCTTGACCACCATCGTTTCTGTCCGCCGTAACGGCAAAGTCGTCATGGGCGGCGACGGCCAGGTATCCCTCGGCAACACCGTGATGAAAGGCAACGCCAAGAAGGTGCGCCGCCTGTATCACGGCCAGGTCATCGCGGGCTTCGCCGGCGCCACCGCCGATGCGTTCACCCTGTTCGAGCGCTTTGAAGGCCAGCTTGAAAAACACCAGGGCCACCTGGTCCGTGCCGCCGTCGAGCTGGCCAAGGAATGGCGTACCGACCGTTCCCTGAGCCGCCTGGAAGCCATGCTGGCCGTAGCCAACAAGGACGCCTCCCTGATCATCACCGGCAACGGCGACGTGGTCGAGCCCGAGGA
This genomic interval carries:
- a CDS encoding energy transducer TonB, translating into MTLPADIPADLLPPRVRPVDRLGFTLFLAALVHLALILGVGFSVVKPAEIRHTMDITLATFKSEKPPQKADFQAQDNQQGSGTLDKKAVPKTTELAPFQDSKINKITPPPAARPEVVPPPAPQKSAVVTTAPKPQKVEPKPKESKPRPKPEAPAPDFDSSQLSSQIASLEAELSNEQQMYAKRPRIHRLNAASTMRDKGAWYKEEWRKKVERVGNLNYPDEARRQQIYGNLRMMVSINRDGSLYEVLVLESSGQPVLDQAAQRIVRLAAPFAPFTGDLAEFDRLEIIRTWRFARGDRLSSN
- a CDS encoding YqgE/AlgH family protein, with the translated sequence MKTHTPSYLKHQFLIAMPHMADPNFAQTLTYIVEHNAHGAMGLVVNRPQELNLADILEQLRPDEMPPASTLQVPIYLGGPVQTDRGFVLHSSECSFQATVALEGLSLTTSQDILLAIAAGVGPKQSLITLGYAGWEAGQLEEELADNAWLNCPFDPEIIFGKASDLRLEAAAASLGINLNLLTSQAGHA
- the ruvX gene encoding Holliday junction resolvase RuvX; the protein is MAELHPELRLLLGFDYGSKQIGVAVGQVVTGQARELCTLKAQNGVPDWAQVEKLIAEWKPDAIVVGLPLNMDGTPSEMSARAEKFARRLNGRFNLPVHTHDERLTTFEAKGERMARGGQRGSYRDNPVDAIAAALLLQGWLEANT
- the pyrR gene encoding bifunctional pyr operon transcriptional regulator/uracil phosphoribosyltransferase PyrR; this translates as MSLPNPAELIRQMADDLRAHLARRAITEPRYIGIRTGGVWVAQALQEAMGDTSPMGTLDVSFYRDDFSQNGLHPQVRPSELPFEVEGQHLVLVDDVLMSGRTVRAALNELFDYGRPASVTLVCLLDLDAGELPIRPNVLGATLSLAAHERVKLTGPAPLALERQDLASASAL
- a CDS encoding aspartate carbamoyltransferase catalytic subunit; this encodes MTPIDAKRPLQLNYQGQLRHFLSLDGLPRELLTEILDTADSFLEVGARAVKKVPLLRGKTVCNVFFENSTRTRTTFELAAQRLSADVISLNVSTSSTSKGETLFDTLRNLEAMAADMFVVRHSDSGAAHFIAEHVCPEVAVINGGDGRHAHPTQGMLDMLTIRRHKGSFENLSVAIVGDILHSRVARSDMLALKALGCPDIRVVGPKTLIPIGIEQYGVKVYTDLAEGLKDVDVVIMLRLQRERMAGGLLPSEGEFYRLFGLTTARLAGAKPDAIVMHPGPINRGVEIESAVADGKHSVILNQVTYGIAVRMAVLSMAMSGQNAQRQFDQENAQ
- a CDS encoding dihydroorotase; its protein translation is MTISILGARVIDPNSGLDQVTDLHLDGGRIAAIGAAPEGFSASRTIQADGLVAAPGLVDLGVSLREPGYSRKGNIASETRAAVAGGVTSLCCPPQTKPVLDTSAVAELILDRAREAANSKVYPIGALTKGLEGEQLAELVALRDTGCVAFGNGLKEIPNNRTLARALEYAATFDLTVVFHSQDRDLAHGGLAHEGAMASFLGLPGIPETAETVALARNLLLVEQTGVRAHFTQITSARGARLIEQAQQLGLPVTADVALYQLILTDESLREFSSLYHVQPPLRTTADRDGLRAAVKSGVIQAISSHHQPHERDAKLAPFGATEPGISSVELLLPLAMTLVQDGLLDLPTLLARLSSGPAAALRLPAGELKVGGAADLVLFDPQASTVAGEQWFSRGENCPFIGHCLPGAVRYTLVDGHVCHEA
- the hslV gene encoding ATP-dependent protease subunit HslV; translation: MTTIVSVRRNGKVVMGGDGQVSLGNTVMKGNAKKVRRLYHGQVIAGFAGATADAFTLFERFEGQLEKHQGHLVRAAVELAKEWRTDRSLSRLEAMLAVANKDASLIITGNGDVVEPEDGLIAMGSGGAYAQAAARALLDKTDLSAREIAETALNIAGDICVFTNHNLTIEEQDLAD